From the genome of Gracilinanus agilis isolate LMUSP501 chromosome 2, AgileGrace, whole genome shotgun sequence, one region includes:
- the GTF3C2 gene encoding general transcription factor 3C polypeptide 2 codes for MLMDALGVGCVTRGGASPMGETTVTESPRKEVTDQVVSETPTFGPKTTCDDNSIMMPSISLGLEDPSDKQSLLDSHPEQENISKPEWQDVPSETPEISKAKTPKTGRKKGVRIRRGPKKGGVGAKGGCPSTLPQPNPPSGTLGHGPLDQSGPPPTTIPKKRGRKSKAELLLMKLSKGLEQPEPPPPQSPPEDPEAQPGARPRRRAARVALLYLQELAEELSSALPAPVSCPENPEMGGQPKRSQGRRRTAWHGEEEGDDSARDADFVLQAEIEEGEESEVPSESSSDLDLTALRGTGLRGSASGKQKQQCRGMAPNGLPNSIMAPVWKSLNLTKSLREQNHSHWEFPEWIPSALKWHLLSESEAASYLPQELRSPLFSVQREGLPEDSTLYRINRFSSLAPHPERWDVSFFTGGPLWALEWCPVPEGAVVSQYVALFCSPSMNETHSLSRPYEGPGLLQLWNLGTLQQESCPSSKAYLAYGIACDHGCIWDLKFCPSGGWELPSTSRKAPFLPRLGLLALACSDGKVLLLSLPHPEELLALQPQDALKPAIYKVQCIASLQVGSVQAGEPSECGQCFSLAWMPTRPHQHLAAGFYDGTIAIWNLPTTSLLQRVRLPDGSLKLYPFHCLSAHDQAVRCLQWCKANSNFIVSAGSDRKIKFWDLRRPYEPINCIKRFLSTELAWLLPYSGVTVAQDNCYASYGLCGIHYIDAGFLGFKAYFTAPRKGTVWSLSGSDWLGAVAAGDMSGELIAAVLPDMALNPMNVKRPAERRFPIYKADLLPYWEGSEDQDHHAASPLVPGPPKARTYAETVEHHYLLFRDTDLRGFQDLLQRGPVLRMQEGEGRSQLCLDRLQLEAVHKVRFSPNLDSYGWLVSGGQSGLVRVHCVRGLTSPLGHRIQLESRAHFSAMFQPPSPPQGPSFPPTNFRLLSDP; via the exons ATGCTGATGGATGCCCTAGGAGTTGGCTGTGTTACACGAGGAGGGGCCAGCCCGATGGGGGAAACTACTGTGACGGAGTCTCCTAGAAAAGAAGTAACAGACCAAGTTGTCTCTGAGACCCCAACATTTGGGCCTAAGACAACATGTGATGATAATTCCATAATGATGCCTTCAATCTCTCTTGGACTTGAGGATCCCTCTGATAAACAAAGCCTCTTAGATTCTCATCCAGAGCAGGAAAACATCTCCAAACCAGAATGGCAAG ACGTTCCTTCAGAGACTCCAGAGATCTCAAAGGCAAAGACCCCAAAGACTGGCCGGAAAAAGGGTGTTCGAATTCGAAGAGGCCCAAAGAAGGGTGGAGTGGGGGCTAAGGGTGGCTGCCCATCTACTTTACCGCAACCCAACCCTCCATCAGGGACCCTGGGACATGGTCCCCTAGATCAATCTGGCCCTCCACCTACTACTATCCCTAAGAAGCGGGGTCGAAAGTCAAAAGCTGAGCTGCTGTTGATGAAATTGTCGAAGGGGCTAGAGCAGCCTGAACCCCCACCTCCACAAAGCCCTCCTGAAGATCCTGAGGCCCAACCAGGAGCACGACCCCGACGTCGAGCTGCTAGAGT GGCACTTCTGTACCTTCAGGAACTGGCTGAAGAACTCTCATCAGCATTGCCTGCCCCAGTCTCTTGTCCTGAGAACCCTGAAATGGGTGGCCAACCTAAAAGAAGCCAAGGCCGTCGGCGGACAGCCTGGcatggagaagaagaaggagatgaTTCAGCAAGGGATGCTGACTTTGTACTTCAGGCTGAGattgaagaaggggaagaaagtgaAGTACCTAGTGAGAGCTCCTCTGACTTGGATCTTACAGCACTTCGAGGGACTGGTCTTCGTGGGTCTGCCTCAGGG aAACAGAAACAACAGTGTCGGGGAATGGCTCCCAATGGGCTTCCGAATTCTATCATGGCTCCTGTCTGGAAAAGCCTCAACCTCACCAAGAGCCT CCGAGAACAGAACCATTCACATTGGGAATTTCCTGAATGGATCCCTTCAGCCTTGAAGTGGCACTTACTGTCTGAAAG TGAAGCAGCATCCTACTTGCCCCAGGAGCTGAGGTCTCCTCTTTTCTCTGTACAACGGGAAGGCCTTCCTGAGGACAGCACTCTCTATAGAATAAATAG GTTTAGCTCACTGGCACCACATCCAGAGCGATGGGATGTGTCCTTCTTCACAGGGGGACCACTATGGGCACTAGAATGGTGCCCAGTACCCGAAGGTGCAGTCGTTTCCCAATATGTGGCACTATTCTGCAGCCCCAGCATGAATGAAACCCATTCCCTGAGCCGGCCTTATGAAGGCCCTGGGCTTCTACAGCTCTGGAACCTTGGGACATTGCAGCAAGAAAGCTG CCCAAGCAGTAAGGCTTACCTTGCCTATGGCATCGCTTGTGATCATGGGTGCATCTGGGACCTCAAATTCTGCCCTAGTGGAGGCTGGGAGCTGCCCAGCACTTCTCGAAAG GCTCCTTTCCTGCCACGGCTGGGTCTCCTGGCTCTGGCCTGTTCAGATGGAAAAGTACTACTGCTTAGTCTGCCCCACCCTGAGGAACTTCTGGCCCTACAGCCTCAAG ATGCTCTCAAACCAGCCATCTATAAG GTTCAGTGCATAGCCTCTCTTCAGGTGGGCTCAGTACAAGCAGGAGAACCCTCTGAGTGTGGCCAGTGTTTCAGCCTTGCCTGGATGCCAACTCGTCCCCATCAGCATCTGGCAGCTGGGTTCTATGATG GCACGATAGCAATCTGGAACCTACCCACTACATCACTGTTGCAGCGTGTTCGACTTCCAGATGGCTCTTTGAAACTCTATCCCTTTCACTGCCTCTCAGCCCATGACCAGGCCGTGCGCTGCCTTCAGTGGTGCAAAGCTAATAG TAACTTTATAGTCTCTGCTGGAAGTGACCGGAAAATCAAATTCTGGGATTTAAGGCGACCTTACGAGCCTATCAACTGTATCAAACGCTTCTTAAGCACAGAGCTGGCGTGGCTGCTCCCTTACAGTGGAGTTACTGTGGCTCAGGACAACTGTTATGCCTC CTATGGGCTTTGTGGGATTCACTACATCGATGCTGGTTTCCTTGGTTTCAAGGCTTATTTCACTGCCCCTAGAAAAGGCACTGTCTGG AGTCTGTCAGGGTCAGACTGGCTTGGGGCAGTGGCTGCTGGGGACATGTCAGGGGAACTCATCGCTGCTGTGCTACCCGACATGGCCCTCAACCCGATGAATGTCAAACGTCCAGCTGAGCGCCGATTT CCCATATACAAGGCAGATTTACTGCCTTATTGGGAAGGATCTGAAGACCAAGATCATCATGCTGCCTCACCTTTGGTTCCTGGTCCTCCTAAGGCCAGAACTTATGCTGAAACAGTCGAACATCACTACCTACTCTTCAGAGACACAGACCTG CGTGGATTCCAAGATTTGCTTCAGAGGGGACCAGTACTTCGAATGCAAGAAGGAGAGGGACGCTCTCAACTCTGTCTTGACAGGCTACAGCTAGAGGCCGTACACAAG